The nucleotide sequence GTGCGCCGCCTGACCGCCTGGGCGCTGACCCTGCTGCTGGGGCTGGCGGCCTACGTCTTTGTGACCCAGCCGCAGGAAGCCGGGGTAAGGCTGCCGTCCCTGCCACCGCTCGAACAGTCCCCCCGGACGCCGCCGCAGGACTCGGAGGCCCAGGGACCGCCCGACTCGGCCTTGAACGGCGCCCTGCTGCAGCAGTCGGTGGACGCGCAGCCGATCAGCCTCGCGGCCCTGCGCGCACGTGAGTACCCCGGCAGCGCCCTGACTGTCGAGCGCACGCTCGCTGCGGGGGCAGGCTACACGCGGCAGGTGGTCAGTTACCGCTCCGATGGGCTGACCATCTACGCTCTGCTGACGGTGCCGTCGGGCACGCCGCCGCCAGGGGGGTGGCCCGGCATCGTGTTCAACCACGGGTACATTCCGCCTGCCGAGTACCGCACCACCGAGCGCTACGTGGCCTATCAGGACGCCTTTGCCCGGGCGGGTTTCGTGACGCTGAAAAGCGATTACCGGGGGCACGGCGACTCGGAGGGGCAGGC is from Deinococcus wulumuqiensis R12 and encodes:
- a CDS encoding alpha/beta hydrolase family protein, which codes for MRRLTAWALTLLLGLAAYVFVTQPQEAGVRLPSLPPLEQSPRTPPQDSEAQGPPDSALNGALLQQSVDAQPISLAALRAREYPGSALTVERTLAAGAGYTRQVVSYRSDGLTIYALLTVPSGTPPPGGWPGIVFNHGYIPPAEYRTTERYVAYQDAFARAGFVTLKSDYRGHGDSEGQARGGYNDPGYTVDVLNAAASLKKDPRVNARRLGLWGHSMGGQLSLRAMLVDPDLKAASLWAGVVASYDVLATDWNPPAGVQTPLDDLSRRYLRLLSPNASLRDLRGRPLQLHHGTADKDVPYSFQVALAGDLRAAGQPFTAFKYEGDDHNLSRNLGLALRRSVQFFKDHL